One Streptomyces sp. B21-105 genomic region harbors:
- a CDS encoding DUF6250 domain-containing protein: MTTTRRTFGTLAASAALAALAPSTTASAAPRRRRLIAHDDFRHGLGRWAVEREQGGTVTASCGSLEIDVPAGATVWFTQRLDGPYVLEYVATPVSAGGPNDRVSDLNNFWNAVDVRSPDDLFATPRGGALAEYDHLKTYYVGYGANGNTTTRMRRYVGEAGVRPLLYDYTEPLLVANRPHHVRIVSDGSVVRWWNNGRLVFDHTDPEPYTSGHFAFRTTWSHFRINDFRVWSLVP, from the coding sequence GTGACGACGACGCGCAGAACATTCGGCACACTCGCCGCCTCCGCCGCCCTGGCCGCCCTCGCCCCGTCGACGACGGCGAGCGCCGCGCCCCGCCGCCGTCGGCTTATCGCCCACGACGACTTCCGGCACGGCCTCGGCCGATGGGCCGTCGAGCGGGAGCAGGGCGGTACGGTCACCGCCTCCTGCGGGAGCCTCGAGATCGACGTGCCCGCCGGCGCGACGGTCTGGTTCACGCAGCGGCTCGACGGTCCGTACGTCCTCGAGTACGTCGCCACGCCCGTCTCCGCCGGCGGGCCCAACGACCGCGTCTCCGATCTCAACAACTTCTGGAACGCCGTCGACGTCCGCTCCCCGGACGATCTCTTCGCCACCCCGCGTGGCGGCGCCCTCGCCGAGTACGACCACCTCAAGACGTACTACGTGGGCTATGGCGCCAACGGCAACACCACGACCAGGATGCGCCGTTACGTGGGCGAGGCGGGCGTGCGCCCGCTGCTGTACGACTACACCGAACCGCTGCTCGTCGCGAACCGGCCGCACCACGTGCGGATCGTCTCCGACGGCTCGGTCGTGCGCTGGTGGAACAACGGCCGGCTGGTCTTCGACCACACCGACCCGGAGCCCTACACGAGCGGCCACTTCGCCTTCCGCACCACCTGGAGCCACTTCCGCATCAACGACTTCCGCGTGTGGTCCCTTGTTCCCTGA
- a CDS encoding TetR/AcrR family transcriptional regulator, which translates to MARVRLSVAERREELLRAAIEQIEARGVAAVRIADVAAALGVSNALVLYHFSTKEQLVADAFARAAQDDLTHLRKLVGRRTTALRRLRSAVRWYAPTGQAKGWRLWIEGWAVSLREPALREVARHLDREWKAALTGVIAEGVAAGEFRCPDPAGTALRLTALLDGLAVQLTSYGGAVPRARAREWVDESLNREIGLTPGVSGTQERWPLEGTVRPERVFSPARRPPSPSPSP; encoded by the coding sequence GTGGCGAGGGTGCGGTTGAGCGTGGCCGAGCGGCGGGAGGAACTGCTGCGGGCGGCCATCGAGCAGATCGAGGCGCGGGGCGTGGCGGCGGTCAGGATCGCCGACGTGGCCGCGGCCCTCGGCGTGAGCAACGCCCTGGTGCTGTACCACTTCTCGACGAAGGAGCAGCTGGTCGCCGACGCGTTCGCCCGCGCGGCCCAGGACGACCTGACGCATCTGCGCAAGCTGGTCGGCCGCCGCACCACGGCGCTGCGCAGGCTGCGGTCGGCGGTGCGCTGGTACGCGCCCACCGGCCAGGCCAAGGGCTGGCGGCTGTGGATCGAGGGCTGGGCGGTGTCGCTGCGCGAGCCGGCGCTGCGGGAGGTCGCCCGCCATCTCGACCGGGAGTGGAAGGCCGCGCTCACCGGGGTGATCGCGGAGGGCGTGGCCGCGGGCGAGTTCCGGTGCCCCGACCCGGCCGGCACCGCCCTGCGTCTGACAGCGCTGCTCGACGGACTCGCCGTGCAACTGACGTCCTACGGGGGCGCGGTGCCCCGGGCACGGGCACGGGAGTGGGTGGACGAATCGCTGAACCGGGAAATCGGACTGACGCCGGGCGTCTCGGGCACGCAGGAACGCTGGCCCCTGGAGGGGACCGTGCGGCCTGAGCGGGTTTTCAGTCCAGCGCGTAGACCGCCGTCACCGTCGCCGTCGCCTTGA
- the arfA gene encoding arabinosylfuranosidase ArfA, whose translation MSHPGTSPARFTLDPAFAVGSVNPRLYGSFVEHMGRCVYTGIYEPGHPTADADGLRQDVLALVRELGVSTVRYPGGNFVSGYRWEDSVGPREERPSRLDLAWKSTETNEFGLGEFMDFCGKTGMEPMMAVNLGTRGVEDAVRLLEYCNHPGGTELSDRRVAHGGKEPYGIRMWCLGNEMDGPWQTGHKTPEEYGRLAAETARAMRQVDPGLELVACGSSSSSMPTFASWEATVLEATYDLVDHVSLHAYYEEVDGDRDSFLASAVDMEHFIESVVATCDHVRARLKAKKHINLSFDEWNVWYQKRPNPHHVEEWQQAPRLLEDVYTVTDAVVFGSLLIALLRHADRVTAASLAQLVNVIAPIMTEPGGAAWRQTTFYPFAQASAHGRGRVLRVEVDSPTYHTDRFGDVPLLHATAVLDDETGDITVFAVNRGQDTALPLEIDLRGTDARTVVEHLTLADGDPEAVNTADRPDRVTPHAAAGTTLTGGVLHTELEPLSWNMIRLTNRQN comes from the coding sequence ATGTCCCACCCCGGCACCTCCCCCGCACGGTTCACCCTCGACCCGGCCTTCGCCGTCGGCAGCGTCAACCCCCGTCTGTACGGATCGTTCGTCGAGCACATGGGACGCTGCGTCTACACCGGCATCTACGAGCCCGGCCACCCCACCGCCGACGCGGACGGCCTGCGCCAGGACGTCCTGGCGCTGGTCCGGGAGCTCGGCGTCAGCACCGTCCGCTATCCCGGCGGCAACTTCGTCTCCGGCTACCGCTGGGAGGACAGCGTGGGCCCGCGCGAGGAGCGGCCGAGCCGGCTGGACCTGGCCTGGAAGTCCACCGAGACCAACGAGTTCGGACTCGGCGAGTTCATGGACTTCTGCGGGAAGACCGGCATGGAGCCGATGATGGCCGTCAACCTCGGCACCCGCGGCGTCGAGGACGCCGTACGGCTGCTGGAGTACTGCAACCACCCCGGCGGCACCGAACTGTCCGACCGCCGCGTCGCCCACGGCGGCAAGGAGCCGTACGGCATCCGGATGTGGTGCCTGGGCAACGAGATGGACGGCCCCTGGCAGACCGGCCACAAGACGCCCGAGGAGTACGGCCGCCTCGCAGCCGAGACCGCCCGCGCCATGCGGCAGGTCGACCCCGGCCTGGAGCTGGTGGCCTGCGGCAGCTCCAGTTCCTCCATGCCGACCTTCGCCTCCTGGGAGGCGACGGTGCTGGAGGCCACGTACGACCTCGTCGACCACGTCTCCCTGCACGCCTACTACGAGGAGGTCGACGGCGACCGCGACTCCTTCCTGGCCTCGGCCGTGGACATGGAGCACTTCATCGAGTCGGTCGTCGCCACGTGCGACCACGTCCGGGCCCGCCTCAAGGCGAAGAAGCACATCAACCTCTCCTTCGACGAGTGGAACGTCTGGTACCAGAAGCGGCCCAACCCGCACCACGTGGAGGAGTGGCAGCAGGCGCCGCGCCTGCTGGAGGACGTCTACACCGTCACCGACGCCGTGGTCTTCGGCTCACTGCTCATCGCCCTGCTGCGGCACGCCGACCGGGTCACCGCGGCCTCCCTCGCCCAGCTCGTCAACGTCATCGCGCCGATCATGACCGAACCGGGCGGCGCGGCCTGGCGGCAGACCACGTTCTACCCCTTCGCCCAGGCGTCGGCGCACGGACGCGGCCGGGTGCTGCGCGTCGAGGTGGACAGCCCGACGTACCACACCGACCGCTTCGGTGACGTACCGCTGCTGCACGCCACCGCCGTGCTGGACGACGAGACCGGCGACATCACCGTGTTCGCCGTCAACCGCGGCCAGGACACGGCCCTGCCGCTGGAGATCGACCTGCGCGGCACCGACGCCCGCACCGTCGTCGAGCACCTGACCCTGGCCGACGGCGACCCGGAGGCCGTCAACACCGCGGACCGGCCCGACCGGGTCACCCCGCACGCCGCCGCCGGCACCACCCTCACCGGCGGCGTCCTCCACACCGAACTCGAGCCGCTCTCCTGGAACATGATCCGCCTGACGAACCGTCAGAACTGA
- a CDS encoding bifunctional 4-hydroxy-2-oxoglutarate aldolase/2-dehydro-3-deoxy-phosphogluconate aldolase: MTERPALTPQLGRTGVMAILRSADASGLPAVARALAAGGVTCLEVTLTTAGALDAVARIRAELGPGVAIGAGTVITGAQARDALSAGADFLVAPVVDTAVVRHAADRGIPCYPGAWTPTEVSQAWQAGAAAVKLFPASTGGIGHLRQLRAPLPDIPLVAVGGVGIDEARDYLDAGACAVGIGSPLLRGADRDPAPGALDALTARARALLDAVGITVRAGEATA; the protein is encoded by the coding sequence ATGACCGAGCGTCCCGCCCTCACCCCGCAGCTCGGGCGGACCGGGGTCATGGCCATCCTCAGGTCGGCCGACGCCTCCGGGCTGCCCGCCGTGGCCCGGGCGCTCGCGGCCGGCGGCGTCACCTGCCTGGAGGTCACCCTCACCACCGCCGGAGCGCTCGACGCGGTGGCCCGTATCCGGGCCGAACTCGGCCCCGGCGTCGCGATCGGCGCCGGCACCGTGATCACCGGCGCGCAGGCCAGGGACGCGCTGTCGGCGGGAGCGGACTTCCTGGTCGCCCCCGTCGTGGACACCGCCGTCGTCCGGCACGCGGCGGACCGCGGCATCCCTTGCTACCCGGGCGCCTGGACGCCGACCGAGGTGTCCCAGGCATGGCAGGCGGGCGCCGCCGCCGTGAAACTCTTCCCCGCGAGCACGGGCGGGATCGGACATCTGCGCCAGCTGCGGGCACCCCTCCCCGACATCCCGCTCGTCGCCGTCGGCGGCGTCGGCATCGACGAGGCGCGGGACTACCTGGACGCGGGCGCCTGCGCCGTCGGCATCGGCTCCCCGCTGCTGCGCGGGGCGGACCGCGACCCGGCTCCGGGGGCGCTGGACGCCCTCACCGCGAGGGCGCGCGCACTGCTGGACGCGGTCGGGATCACCGTACGGGCCGGGGAGGCGACCGCGTGA
- a CDS encoding sugar kinase: MSTTAPPDSEPESYLVTVGDVLAVMGARGPGPFTLGTTLRLGIAGAESNVAIGVSRLGGSATWIGRVGDDELGDLVLRELRAEGVTTVVVRDPAPTSLLLKEHRTTTHSRTRYYRTHTAGARLTADDIPEHLVAGAAILHITGITPALGEGPAAAVTHAVDIAAAAGVTVSLDINYRSLLWSEDEARRTLLPLLRRSDLVFAGPHEAALVVPGTEGPEELAKGICALGPAGAVIKLGAEGAYALLDGQSYRQPAVPVRVHDSVGAGDAFAAGYLAELLADEAPERRLHTAALLGAFAVSTAGDWEGLPRRSELGLLDHHDDIVR, translated from the coding sequence GTGAGCACGACTGCACCCCCTGACTCCGAGCCCGAGTCCTACCTCGTGACCGTCGGCGACGTCCTCGCCGTCATGGGCGCCCGGGGCCCCGGCCCGTTCACGCTCGGCACGACCCTGCGCCTCGGGATCGCCGGCGCCGAGTCGAACGTCGCCATAGGCGTCAGCCGCCTCGGCGGATCCGCCACCTGGATAGGCCGGGTGGGCGACGACGAACTCGGCGACCTCGTCCTGCGGGAACTGCGGGCCGAAGGCGTCACCACCGTCGTCGTGCGCGACCCCGCCCCCACCTCCCTCCTGCTGAAGGAACATCGCACCACCACCCACAGCCGTACGCGCTACTACCGCACCCACACAGCAGGGGCCCGGCTGACCGCCGACGACATCCCCGAGCACCTCGTCGCGGGGGCGGCGATCCTCCACATCACGGGCATCACCCCGGCGCTCGGAGAGGGACCGGCCGCGGCCGTGACCCATGCCGTGGACATCGCCGCCGCCGCCGGGGTGACCGTCTCCCTGGACATCAACTACCGGTCCCTGCTGTGGAGCGAGGACGAAGCCCGGCGCACCCTGCTGCCCCTGCTGCGCAGGAGCGACCTGGTTTTCGCCGGACCGCACGAGGCCGCCCTGGTCGTGCCCGGCACCGAGGGGCCGGAGGAACTCGCCAAGGGCATCTGCGCCCTCGGACCCGCCGGCGCCGTGATCAAGCTCGGCGCCGAAGGGGCGTACGCACTCCTCGACGGACAGTCCTACCGGCAACCCGCGGTTCCGGTCCGCGTCCACGACTCGGTGGGCGCGGGAGACGCCTTCGCCGCCGGGTACCTCGCCGAACTCCTCGCGGACGAGGCCCCGGAGCGGCGGCTGCACACCGCCGCCCTGCTCGGCGCCTTCGCGGTGAGCACCGCCGGGGACTGGGAGGGCCTGCCCCGCCGCTCCGAACTGGGCCTGCTCGACCACCACGACGACATCGTCCGCTGA
- a CDS encoding SIMPL domain-containing protein, producing the protein MPLSRTSVAAALVALLTLGVPAFTAPAAAALPAHPAADAAAADAAAVGVTAFGVTAVRAVAVEAATVTVTGEGSASAEPDLAVVGTGVEATAKTSQAAMDAQTGAAAALLAAVRAQGVADRDIRTENVSLHPVYDYTGGASRLTGYQAAQSFAVTVRQVSKTGAVLQAITDAAGDAARIGSVVFDVSDAAPLQARAREAAHADARAKAEQYARLSGRALGRLISLSEDASSTPRPRPRPGTRPAPAWPPCPRRPARSRRRRR; encoded by the coding sequence ATGCCCCTTTCCCGTACGTCCGTCGCCGCGGCGCTCGTCGCCCTGCTCACCCTCGGCGTCCCGGCATTCACCGCGCCCGCGGCGGCGGCCCTGCCGGCCCACCCCGCGGCCGACGCCGCAGCGGCCGACGCCGCAGCGGTCGGGGTCACGGCGTTCGGGGTCACGGCGGTCCGCGCCGTGGCGGTCGAAGCCGCCACCGTGACGGTGACCGGTGAGGGCAGCGCGAGCGCGGAGCCCGACCTGGCGGTCGTCGGCACCGGCGTCGAGGCCACCGCCAAGACCTCGCAGGCCGCGATGGACGCGCAGACCGGCGCCGCCGCCGCGCTGCTCGCCGCGGTCCGGGCCCAGGGCGTCGCCGACCGGGACATCCGCACCGAGAACGTCTCCCTCCACCCCGTCTACGACTACACCGGCGGGGCCTCCCGGCTGACGGGCTATCAGGCCGCCCAGTCCTTCGCCGTCACGGTGCGCCAGGTGTCGAAGACCGGCGCGGTCCTACAGGCGATCACGGACGCCGCAGGCGACGCGGCCCGCATCGGCTCCGTGGTCTTCGACGTCTCCGACGCGGCCCCCCTGCAGGCCCGTGCGAGGGAGGCCGCGCACGCCGACGCCCGGGCCAAGGCCGAGCAGTACGCCCGCCTCAGCGGCCGCGCCCTGGGCCGGCTGATCTCGCTCAGCGAGGACGCGTCCAGCACGCCGCGCCCCAGGCCCCGGCCGGGGACACGCCCGGCGCCGGCATGGCCACCGTGCCCGCGGCGCCCGGCGAGATCAAGGCGACGGCGACGGTGA
- a CDS encoding glycosyl hydrolase produces MTAVPQPLFRDPVHDGATDPTVIWNRHAGEWWMFYTSRRADAPPMNDVSWVHGTDIGIASSSDGGATWLYRGIAEGLGIEPGRHTYWAPEIVDDGTEYHMFVSVIRGVPTRWEGHARVIRHYASHDLFSWTYRSTPSLSSEAVIDACVLRLPSGGYRMWYKDEADHAHTYAADSDDLARWTVRGPAVECSAHEGPNVFELGGSYWMLVDEWHGQRVLHSRDLQTWQPRGLVLDRPGQGPDDASYGFHADVVTSELGAFVFYFTHPGRSAESAVPEGAVADSGYADRRSSIQVARLRVNGDTLVCDRDEALEAPVLPFEGPVR; encoded by the coding sequence ATGACAGCCGTTCCCCAACCTCTGTTCCGAGACCCCGTTCACGACGGCGCGACCGACCCCACCGTCATCTGGAACCGGCATGCCGGCGAGTGGTGGATGTTCTACACGAGCCGACGCGCCGACGCGCCACCGATGAACGACGTGAGCTGGGTGCACGGGACCGACATCGGCATCGCGTCCTCCTCGGACGGCGGAGCGACCTGGCTGTACCGGGGAATCGCCGAAGGGCTGGGCATCGAGCCCGGGCGGCACACCTACTGGGCCCCGGAGATCGTCGACGACGGAACCGAGTACCACATGTTCGTCAGCGTGATCCGCGGTGTCCCGACCCGGTGGGAGGGCCACGCACGCGTGATCCGCCACTACGCGAGCCATGACCTCTTCTCCTGGACCTACCGCTCCACCCCGTCGCTCTCCTCCGAGGCAGTGATCGACGCCTGTGTCCTGCGGCTCCCCTCGGGCGGCTACCGCATGTGGTACAAGGACGAGGCCGATCACGCGCACACCTACGCGGCGGACAGCGATGATCTGGCGCGGTGGACCGTCCGGGGCCCTGCCGTCGAGTGCTCGGCCCACGAAGGCCCGAACGTGTTCGAGCTCGGCGGCAGCTACTGGATGCTCGTCGACGAATGGCACGGCCAGAGGGTTCTTCACTCGCGGGACCTTCAGACATGGCAACCGCGAGGACTCGTTCTCGACCGCCCCGGGCAGGGCCCGGACGACGCGTCCTACGGGTTCCACGCCGACGTCGTCACCAGCGAACTCGGCGCCTTCGTCTTCTACTTCACGCATCCGGGGCGATCCGCCGAGAGCGCGGTACCCGAGGGCGCGGTAGCCGACAGCGGCTACGCCGACCGGCGAAGCTCGATCCAGGTCGCCCGCCTGCGGGTGAACGGGGACACCCTCGTGTGCGACCGGGACGAAGCCCTTGAGGCCCCCGTCCTGCCTTTCGAAGGGCCGGTCCGGTGA
- a CDS encoding SGNH/GDSL hydrolase family protein, which translates to MIGSYVAVGDSFTEGVGDPGPDGAFVGWADRFAVLLADLRPEGDFAYANLAVRGKLLDQIKRDQLPRAVELAPDLVSFCAGGNDILRPGTDPDEVAERFERAISALTAAAGTVMVTTGFDTRGVPVLKHLRGKIATYNGHVRAVADRYGCPVLDLWSLKSVQDRRAWDGDRLHLSPEGHTRVALRAGQVLGLDVPADPEQPWPLLPPRGALDVRRDDVHWAREYLVPWIGRRLRGESSGDHVTAKGALSPDDIRMRIAAVA; encoded by the coding sequence GTGATCGGGTCGTACGTGGCGGTGGGGGACAGCTTCACCGAGGGCGTCGGCGACCCCGGCCCCGACGGGGCGTTCGTCGGCTGGGCCGACCGGTTCGCGGTGCTTCTCGCGGACCTGCGACCCGAAGGCGACTTCGCCTACGCCAACCTCGCGGTCCGCGGAAAGCTGCTCGACCAGATCAAGCGGGACCAGCTTCCCCGGGCGGTGGAACTCGCCCCGGACCTGGTCTCCTTCTGCGCGGGCGGCAACGACATCCTCCGTCCCGGCACCGACCCGGACGAGGTCGCCGAGCGTTTCGAGCGCGCGATCTCGGCCCTGACCGCCGCAGCCGGCACAGTCATGGTGACCACCGGCTTCGACACCCGTGGCGTTCCCGTGCTCAAGCACCTGCGCGGCAAGATCGCCACCTACAACGGGCACGTCCGCGCCGTCGCCGACCGGTACGGCTGTCCCGTGCTCGACCTGTGGTCCCTGAAGTCCGTGCAGGACCGCAGGGCCTGGGACGGCGACCGGCTCCACCTCTCCCCGGAGGGGCACACGCGGGTGGCGCTGCGCGCCGGGCAGGTCCTCGGCCTCGACGTGCCGGCCGATCCGGAGCAGCCCTGGCCGCTGCTCCCGCCGCGCGGCGCCCTCGACGTACGGCGCGACGACGTGCACTGGGCGCGCGAGTACCTGGTGCCCTGGATCGGGCGAAGGCTGCGCGGGGAGTCGTCCGGCGACCACGTGACCGCCAAGGGCGCGCTCTCGCCGGACGACATCAGGATGCGCATCGCGGCCGTCGCGTAG
- a CDS encoding M23 family metallopeptidase — protein MPAKGKHRRPKAQRLTRSIAVAGTGGAALALPFMAASGAHAATAESAPQAVSRAVAQTVSQKAVQAAPVTRKTAAATTYTVRSGDYLSKIATEQHVSGGWHRLYRDNREAVGADPSLIHPGLKLTIGKKAAAGTAKPSSSSSSSSSSSSSSSSSESSADSSTSSKSSGSSGSSESSSSAKTTTQAAESSTGGFTLPVAGATVGTPYHQSGSMWSSGYHTGVDFVVPTGTSLKAVGAGTVVSAGWGGAYGNQVVIKLDDGYYAQYGHLSQLSVSAGQTVDAGQQVGLSGATGNVTGPHLHFEIRTTPDYGSDVDPIAYLRSHGVSVG, from the coding sequence ATGCCCGCGAAGGGTAAGCACCGCCGTCCCAAGGCCCAGCGCCTCACTCGTTCCATAGCCGTCGCCGGAACCGGCGGGGCCGCGCTCGCCCTTCCGTTCATGGCCGCCTCCGGCGCCCACGCGGCCACTGCGGAATCCGCGCCCCAGGCGGTCTCCCGGGCCGTCGCGCAGACGGTTTCCCAAAAGGCCGTGCAGGCCGCTCCGGTGACCCGGAAGACCGCCGCCGCCACGACCTACACCGTGCGGTCCGGCGACTACCTCTCGAAGATCGCGACCGAGCAGCACGTCAGCGGCGGCTGGCACAGGCTGTACCGGGACAACCGTGAGGCCGTCGGCGCGGACCCCTCGCTGATCCATCCCGGCCTCAAGCTGACGATCGGCAAGAAGGCCGCGGCCGGCACCGCCAAGCCGTCCAGTTCCTCCTCCTCCTCCTCCTCCTCGTCCTCGTCCTCGTCCTCGTCGGAGTCTTCCGCGGACTCCTCGACGTCGTCGAAGTCCTCGGGGTCCTCGGGGTCCTCGGAGTCGTCGTCCTCCGCGAAGACGACCACCCAGGCCGCCGAGAGCAGCACGGGCGGCTTCACCCTGCCCGTGGCCGGCGCCACCGTCGGCACGCCGTACCACCAGTCGGGCAGCATGTGGTCCAGCGGCTACCACACCGGCGTCGACTTCGTCGTCCCGACCGGGACCTCGCTCAAGGCCGTCGGCGCGGGCACGGTCGTCTCCGCGGGCTGGGGCGGCGCCTACGGCAACCAGGTCGTCATCAAGCTGGACGACGGCTACTACGCCCAGTACGGCCACCTGTCCCAGCTGTCCGTCTCGGCCGGCCAGACCGTCGACGCGGGCCAGCAGGTCGGGCTCTCCGGCGCGACCGGCAACGTGACCGGCCCGCACCTGCACTTCGAGATCCGCACCACCCCGGACTACGGCTCGGACGTCGACCCGATCGCCTACCTCCGCTCCCACGGCGTCTCCGTCGGCTGA
- a CDS encoding lactonase family protein has protein sequence MLSSPSTDAMPVLTGSYTPDSGGEGPGVAALHLDPGTGRLTYDDEVKPLPVSGASFLAAHPSLDVVYSTNEGESGTVSAVSRDGALSPLGDPVSSGGANPCHLTVHPDGGWLLTANYGSDTAPGTVAVHRLGPDGRLLEATDLVVHQGSGPVTGRQEGSHAHQVLLDPAGRFVLATDLGADAVFTYRLDTRTGILERVAVNPSSPGSGPRHLAFSPYGDLMFSADELSSTVTCHRYDAATGILTPLSSVPATAAPDVTNQPGGIVASPCGHFVWVTNRGADTVAAFRLTGTALEPVGEVPAGGSWPRGLTLAAGHLLVANQHSGTLAALRVGDGGTLTQPHPPVSSPSVVCALAL, from the coding sequence ATGCTCTCAAGCCCCTCCACCGACGCGATGCCCGTCCTCACCGGCTCCTACACTCCGGACTCCGGCGGCGAAGGCCCCGGCGTCGCCGCCCTGCACCTCGACCCCGGCACCGGCCGGCTGACGTACGACGACGAGGTGAAGCCGCTGCCCGTCAGCGGAGCCTCCTTCCTGGCGGCTCACCCGTCGCTCGACGTCGTCTACAGCACGAACGAGGGCGAGTCGGGCACCGTCAGCGCCGTCTCCCGCGACGGCGCCCTGTCCCCGCTGGGCGACCCGGTGAGCAGCGGCGGGGCGAACCCGTGCCACCTCACCGTCCACCCGGACGGCGGGTGGCTGCTGACCGCGAACTACGGCAGCGACACCGCGCCGGGCACCGTGGCGGTGCACCGGCTCGGCCCGGACGGACGCCTGCTGGAGGCGACCGACCTGGTCGTCCACCAGGGGTCGGGACCGGTCACCGGGCGGCAGGAGGGCAGCCACGCCCATCAGGTCCTTCTCGACCCGGCAGGCCGTTTCGTGCTGGCCACCGACCTCGGTGCGGACGCGGTGTTCACCTACCGGCTCGACACCCGCACCGGAATCCTGGAGCGGGTCGCGGTGAACCCGTCGAGCCCGGGTTCCGGACCCCGCCACCTCGCCTTCTCCCCCTACGGTGACCTGATGTTCAGCGCGGACGAGTTGTCCTCGACCGTCACCTGCCACCGCTACGACGCCGCCACGGGCATCCTCACGCCCCTCTCCTCCGTACCCGCCACGGCGGCTCCGGACGTCACCAACCAGCCCGGCGGAATCGTCGCCTCACCCTGCGGACACTTCGTCTGGGTGACCAACCGCGGCGCGGACACGGTCGCCGCGTTCCGCCTCACCGGCACCGCCCTGGAACCGGTCGGCGAGGTCCCCGCCGGCGGTTCCTGGCCACGCGGTCTGACCCTGGCGGCCGGCCACCTCCTCGTCGCCAACCAGCACAGCGGCACCCTCGCCGCCCTGCGGGTCGGGGACGGCGGCACCCTCACCCAGCCCCACCCCCCGGTCTCGTCCCCCTCGGTGGTCTGCGCACTGGCGCTCTGA
- a CDS encoding carbohydrate ABC transporter permease, giving the protein MVFRRRSAVYMLLVGALVLFLGPFAWLLDTALKAPDELRALPVHWWPHHPNLSNFRDALTHIDYFGYARNSLTIATVYAVLVTLASAWAGYGFARLHAPGKKLVFNVLLSTMMLPQILTLIPTYLLFAKLHLTNTYVPWVLWGLCGAPYLIFLFRQFFSNMPKELEEAAIIDGCGQIRIFWRIFLPQSWPVIATSLILSFSWTWGDYIAPALLLDDAHTTLAVKLAYGYVNAHGSPLGNLVAAGAVMYVVPVLALFLIVQRGFVAGVATSGLK; this is encoded by the coding sequence ATGGTGTTCCGCCGCAGAAGTGCCGTCTACATGCTGCTGGTCGGCGCCCTCGTCCTCTTCCTGGGCCCGTTCGCCTGGCTGCTGGACACCGCTCTGAAAGCCCCCGACGAGTTGCGCGCCCTGCCCGTCCACTGGTGGCCGCACCACCCCAACCTGAGCAACTTCCGTGACGCGCTGACCCATATCGACTACTTCGGCTACGCCCGCAACTCCCTGACGATCGCCACCGTGTACGCGGTACTGGTCACTCTGGCCTCGGCGTGGGCGGGCTACGGATTCGCCCGTCTCCACGCGCCCGGCAAGAAGCTCGTCTTCAACGTTCTGCTGTCGACGATGATGCTGCCGCAGATCCTCACCCTCATCCCGACCTATCTGCTCTTCGCCAAGCTGCACCTCACCAACACCTACGTGCCGTGGGTGCTGTGGGGCCTGTGCGGCGCCCCGTACCTGATCTTCCTGTTCCGGCAGTTCTTCTCGAACATGCCCAAGGAGCTGGAGGAGGCCGCGATCATCGACGGCTGCGGGCAGATCCGCATCTTCTGGCGCATCTTCCTGCCCCAGTCCTGGCCGGTCATCGCCACCAGCCTGATCCTGTCCTTCAGCTGGACCTGGGGCGACTACATCGCGCCCGCCCTGTTGCTGGACGACGCCCACACCACCCTCGCGGTCAAGCTCGCCTACGGCTACGTCAACGCGCACGGCTCACCGCTGGGGAACCTGGTCGCCGCGGGCGCGGTGATGTACGTCGTCCCGGTGCTGGCGCTGTTCCTGATCGTGCAGCGGGGCTTCGTCGCCGGCGTCGCCACCTCCGGCCTCAAGTGA